From one Simplicispira suum genomic stretch:
- a CDS encoding LysR family transcriptional regulator produces MKNVHIEKLDLNLLVVLQTIYAEGSVTRAAARLNLTQSALSHSLRRLRQVLDDPLFLRSGAALVATPFTRNLMGPLEIALHNVQSALNAANTFDPASDARRFVVAMDERLEAFILPTLVRQILASGPGIGLSSIRLDQANLEESLLNGRIDAAVSAAELRNPNFRRALISKDSLVVLASRKHPIAQGDAITIEQYLQCDHLAVINDKSYTTAEDTILSRAGYTRSIRMQVQRYVGAMTIVAHSELLVTAPKLYATVVNHYAKNNIFAFPVATDPVEFFLYWNAQMEADLGIVWLKTEIERCFQSRIT; encoded by the coding sequence GTGAAGAACGTTCATATAGAAAAACTCGATCTGAATCTGCTGGTGGTCTTGCAGACCATTTACGCAGAGGGCAGCGTGACACGCGCTGCGGCGCGGCTGAACCTGACCCAATCGGCGCTGAGCCATTCCTTGCGCCGCCTGCGCCAGGTGTTGGACGACCCGCTTTTTTTGCGCAGCGGCGCGGCGCTGGTGGCCACGCCATTCACGCGCAACCTCATGGGCCCGCTGGAGATCGCGCTACACAATGTGCAAAGCGCGCTGAACGCGGCCAACACTTTTGACCCGGCGAGCGATGCACGCCGCTTTGTCGTCGCCATGGATGAGCGGCTTGAAGCCTTCATCCTTCCCACGCTGGTGCGGCAGATTCTTGCCAGCGGGCCTGGCATTGGCCTGAGCTCCATTCGCCTGGACCAGGCGAATTTGGAGGAGTCGCTGCTCAATGGCCGCATCGATGCGGCGGTTTCTGCCGCAGAGCTGCGCAATCCCAATTTCCGCAGGGCGCTGATCTCCAAAGACAGCCTGGTTGTGCTGGCGAGCAGAAAACACCCCATTGCGCAGGGCGATGCCATCACCATCGAGCAGTACCTGCAATGCGATCATTTGGCTGTCATCAACGACAAAAGCTATACGACAGCGGAAGACACCATCCTCAGCCGCGCGGGCTATACGCGCTCGATACGCATGCAGGTGCAGCGCTACGTGGGCGCCATGACCATCGTTGCCCACAGCGAGTTGCTGGTGACCGCGCCCAAGCTTTACGCGACGGTGGTCAATCACTACGCGAAGAACAACATCTTTGCCTTTCCTGTGGCGACCGATCCGGTGGAGTTCTTTCTGTACTGGAACGCCCAGATGGAGGCGGACCTGGGCATCGTCTGGCTGAAAACAGAGATCGAGCGCTGTTTCCAGAGCCGCATTACCTAA
- a CDS encoding CaiB/BaiF CoA transferase family protein: MSQETHASRTTGPLAGVRVIDMTTVFMGPSATQYLGDLGADVIKVEAPNGDSTRRVGPQGDLGLGPLFLALNRNKRSVVLDLKQEAGIAAVLKLVETADVLAYNVRPAGMRRLGLGYERLAEINKGLVYAGMVGFSQRGRYAKMAAFDDMIQAASALPTAMAQATDGVPRYLPTTIADRSVGIYAFGVIAAALYSRSQTGLGQSLEIPMFETMVPYVLGDHLYGHTFVPPQGGFGYPRVMSPNRRPYKTKDGYVCCLVYHDHHWKTFLTAVGQEHLLQTDPRFQNIRTRTEHIDALYQIVSDEMEKKTTEEWRLILQAGDIPVFPMHTFDSLLKDEHLADIGFIKEVEHPTVGKILDLGVPSEWSGTPPDNHRPVPRLGEHTEEILREVGYSDADIEDMRSRAVI; encoded by the coding sequence ATGTCTCAGGAAACCCATGCTTCTCGCACCACCGGACCGCTTGCCGGGGTCCGGGTGATCGACATGACCACCGTCTTCATGGGGCCCTCCGCCACGCAGTACCTGGGCGACCTCGGCGCCGATGTCATCAAGGTCGAAGCGCCCAACGGCGACTCCACACGGCGCGTGGGTCCGCAAGGGGATCTGGGCTTGGGGCCGCTGTTCCTCGCGCTGAACCGCAACAAGCGCAGTGTCGTGCTCGATCTCAAGCAGGAGGCGGGCATCGCGGCAGTGCTCAAACTGGTGGAAACCGCCGACGTGCTGGCCTACAACGTGCGCCCCGCCGGCATGCGCCGCCTGGGCCTGGGCTATGAACGCCTGGCCGAGATCAACAAGGGGCTGGTGTATGCGGGCATGGTTGGTTTCTCGCAGCGCGGGCGCTACGCCAAGATGGCCGCCTTCGACGACATGATCCAGGCGGCCAGTGCCCTGCCCACAGCGATGGCGCAGGCCACCGATGGCGTGCCGCGTTACCTGCCGACGACCATTGCCGACCGCTCGGTGGGCATCTATGCGTTTGGTGTGATTGCTGCGGCGCTGTATTCGCGCTCGCAAACCGGGCTGGGCCAGTCGCTGGAAATTCCGATGTTCGAGACCATGGTGCCCTACGTTCTGGGCGACCATTTGTATGGCCACACGTTTGTGCCGCCGCAAGGGGGCTTTGGCTACCCGCGCGTGATGTCGCCCAATCGCCGCCCCTACAAAACCAAGGATGGCTATGTGTGCTGCCTGGTCTACCACGACCACCACTGGAAAACTTTTTTGACGGCGGTCGGCCAGGAGCATCTGCTGCAGACCGATCCCCGCTTTCAGAACATCCGTACCCGCACCGAGCATATCGATGCGCTGTACCAGATCGTCTCGGACGAAATGGAGAAAAAAACCACCGAAGAGTGGCGCCTGATTTTGCAAGCCGGCGACATTCCGGTGTTTCCCATGCACACCTTCGACTCGCTGCTCAAGGACGAGCACCTGGCCGACATCGGCTTCATCAAGGAAGTCGAACACCCCACCGTCGGAAAGATTCTCGACCTTGGCGTTCCCAGCGAATGGTCGGGCACGCCACCCGACAACCACCGACCCGTACCCCGGCTCGGTGAGCACACCGAGGAAATTCTGCGCGAGGTGGGCTACAGCGATGCAGACATTGAAGACATGCGCAGCCGGGCCGTCATCTGA
- a CDS encoding enoyl-CoA hydratase/isomerase family protein: MKGRQMENQELLVGREGPVLTLTINREDKRNSLSPEVLDGICEQLRRGQDDADLRAIVLTAVGTKAFCAGADLASGKAFKPDYSQPRNQGLPQLFRLARESNVPIVGRINGTCMAGGMGLLAMCDMAIAADHALFGLPEVKVGVYPMQVLSMLQHVVPRRRLMELCFTGEPVSAQEALEMGLLNAVVPTAELDAAVQKMIDRLMDKSPTGIRRGKYATYAIEAMSFEESIKFMESQIALMSQTEDSIEGRTAFKEKRKPVWTGR, translated from the coding sequence ATGAAAGGCAGGCAAATGGAAAACCAGGAACTGTTGGTGGGCCGAGAAGGCCCTGTTCTGACCCTCACCATCAACCGCGAAGACAAGCGCAACTCGCTCAGCCCGGAGGTGCTCGATGGCATCTGTGAGCAACTGCGGCGGGGCCAGGACGACGCCGATCTGCGCGCCATCGTGTTGACCGCCGTGGGCACAAAGGCCTTTTGTGCAGGTGCCGATCTGGCGTCTGGCAAGGCCTTCAAGCCCGACTATTCGCAGCCGCGCAACCAGGGGCTGCCGCAGCTGTTCCGTCTGGCGCGCGAGTCGAATGTGCCCATCGTCGGCCGCATCAACGGCACCTGCATGGCGGGTGGCATGGGTCTGCTGGCCATGTGCGACATGGCGATCGCCGCCGACCACGCATTGTTCGGCCTGCCCGAAGTCAAGGTGGGCGTGTACCCGATGCAGGTGCTGTCGATGCTGCAGCACGTGGTGCCACGCCGCCGTCTGATGGAACTGTGCTTCACCGGTGAGCCGGTGTCGGCGCAAGAGGCTCTCGAAATGGGCTTGCTCAACGCGGTGGTTCCCACCGCCGAGCTGGATGCAGCGGTGCAAAAAATGATTGACCGATTGATGGACAAGTCGCCCACCGGCATTCGACGCGGCAAGTACGCCACCTACGCCATTGAAGCGATGTCTTTCGAGGAATCGATCAAGTTCATGGAGAGCCAGATTGCGCTGATGTCGCAGACCGAAGACTCCATCGAAGGCCGCACGGCCTTCAAAGAAAAACGCAAACCAGTCTGGACCGGACGCTGA
- a CDS encoding acyclic terpene utilization AtuA family protein: MTTKQKTIRIGGASGFWGDSAVGANQLVDANIDYLVFDYLAELTMSILAAARTKKPELGYATDFVNAAMRDTLKRCVERGIKVISNAGGINPAACAEAVEKLAEELGVKVKVAIVHGDDVMPLVPELKEKGVKDFYTGAPLPEKLISANAYLGAVPIAAALAAGADVVITGRVVDSAVVLGALIHEFGWKEDAYDQFSGASLAGHIIECGCQATGGLHTDWSTIPDWDNIGYPIVECAADGSFVVSKPDNTGGKILALALAEQMLYEIHDPAAYILPDVVCDFTAVQIRQLDKDRVELTGAKGSAPTDAYKVSATYQDGFTCTGVLAIVGFEAAAKAKRTGEAILARTSRMLQEKGLGDYSSTNIELFGVEEPYGANANPQAQQPFEAVVKMTTRHTRKEALSLFAREIAPSGTSFSPGTVSGLAPGRPSVSPLVRLFSFTVPKTQVSAQMTLGNAAAQTIAVPAGRRHDAGAQAATHLPETWTAKLPEHTDDEVEVPLIRIAVARSGDKGDTSNIGVIARSEELLPYMLREVTAEKVKHYFAHYVQGEVIRHPVPGIDAVNFEMKRALDGGGLASMRLDKLGKSLGQILLRMTVKVPARLLEKKS, translated from the coding sequence ATGACCACAAAACAAAAAACCATCCGCATTGGCGGCGCATCGGGCTTCTGGGGCGACAGCGCCGTGGGCGCCAACCAATTGGTCGACGCCAACATCGACTACCTGGTGTTCGACTACCTGGCCGAGTTGACGATGTCGATTCTGGCGGCAGCGCGCACGAAGAAGCCCGAGCTGGGCTACGCCACCGACTTCGTCAACGCCGCCATGCGCGACACGCTCAAGCGCTGTGTGGAGCGCGGTATCAAGGTCATTTCGAATGCGGGCGGCATCAACCCTGCAGCCTGCGCCGAGGCGGTTGAAAAGCTCGCAGAAGAGCTGGGCGTGAAGGTGAAGGTCGCCATCGTCCACGGCGATGACGTCATGCCGCTCGTTCCCGAGCTGAAAGAAAAGGGCGTAAAAGATTTCTACACTGGCGCCCCGCTTCCCGAAAAACTGATCAGCGCCAACGCTTACCTGGGCGCGGTGCCGATTGCTGCAGCACTGGCTGCGGGCGCTGACGTGGTGATCACCGGCCGTGTGGTCGATAGCGCCGTGGTGCTGGGCGCGCTCATCCACGAGTTCGGCTGGAAAGAAGATGCCTACGACCAGTTCTCGGGCGCCTCGCTGGCGGGACACATCATTGAATGCGGGTGCCAGGCCACCGGTGGCCTGCACACCGACTGGAGCACGATTCCTGACTGGGACAACATCGGCTACCCCATTGTGGAATGCGCAGCGGACGGCAGTTTTGTGGTGTCCAAGCCGGACAACACAGGCGGAAAAATTCTGGCGCTTGCGCTCGCTGAGCAAATGCTCTACGAGATCCACGACCCAGCGGCTTACATCCTTCCGGATGTTGTCTGCGATTTCACTGCGGTGCAAATCAGGCAGTTGGACAAGGATCGGGTGGAACTGACAGGCGCGAAAGGCAGCGCACCCACCGATGCCTACAAAGTGTCGGCGACCTACCAGGACGGGTTCACCTGCACGGGCGTTTTGGCCATTGTCGGTTTTGAGGCAGCGGCCAAGGCCAAGCGCACGGGCGAAGCCATTCTTGCGCGCACCAGCCGCATGCTGCAAGAGAAAGGGCTGGGCGACTACAGCAGTACCAACATCGAATTGTTCGGTGTGGAAGAGCCCTACGGTGCCAACGCAAACCCGCAAGCGCAGCAACCCTTTGAAGCCGTGGTGAAGATGACCACGCGCCACACCAGGAAAGAAGCGCTGTCATTGTTCGCTCGCGAGATCGCCCCCTCGGGAACCTCGTTTTCCCCCGGTACGGTCTCTGGGCTGGCGCCCGGCCGTCCCAGTGTGTCGCCCTTGGTTCGACTGTTTTCGTTCACGGTGCCCAAAACGCAGGTGTCGGCACAGATGACGCTGGGCAATGCAGCGGCGCAGACCATCGCCGTGCCAGCAGGGCGCCGCCATGACGCCGGCGCGCAAGCTGCAACCCATCTGCCCGAGACCTGGACGGCCAAGTTGCCTGAGCACACGGACGACGAAGTCGAAGTGCCGCTCATTCGTATCGCCGTGGCGCGCAGCGGAGACAAGGGCGATACGTCGAACATCGGCGTGATCGCGCGCAGCGAGGAATTGTTGCCGTACATGCTGCGCGAAGTGACCGCCGAAAAGGTGAAACACTACTTTGCTCACTATGTGCAAGGTGAAGTGATTCGCCATCCGGTGCCCGGCATCGATGCGGTGAACTTCGAGATGAAGCGCGCACTCGACGGCGGCGGCCTGGCGTCGATGCGGCTTGACAAGCTAGGCAAGTCGCTCGGCCAGATTCTGCTGCGGATGACGGTGAAGGTTCCCGCGCGCCTGCTGGAGAAAAAGTCGTGA
- a CDS encoding cupin domain-containing protein: MSDAAPSRYVRSTQGIAGYSPANHTGTSNQRLVSRDTVGAQYLEVLIGTIVKGHGASRHFHPNLEQAGFLLQGAGISEIDGAETLARPGTWRHYRKGVPHRVTVTSDEPFKTIVVYAPPYGENRDSVVVCEDNHSPGHATASAPGMQEAIAKRPRFDSPHFSGLRAEPVINAEKSGAEYMEVFDLQLAAGGGASSQTLHGLEQVLFVRAGRLTGEIAGSAFEARPGDFVFVPDGASHAYTAPEPSGAEVFLIRAFPSLEQE, encoded by the coding sequence GTGAGCGACGCAGCGCCATCCCGGTACGTGCGCTCCACGCAAGGCATTGCAGGCTATTCGCCGGCCAATCACACGGGGACATCGAACCAGCGACTGGTCAGCCGCGACACCGTGGGCGCCCAATACCTGGAAGTGTTGATCGGCACCATCGTGAAAGGGCACGGCGCGAGCAGGCACTTTCATCCCAACCTGGAGCAAGCCGGCTTTCTGCTGCAGGGCGCCGGCATATCCGAGATCGACGGCGCCGAGACACTGGCACGGCCAGGAACCTGGCGCCATTACCGCAAGGGGGTGCCGCACCGCGTCACGGTCACCAGCGATGAGCCGTTCAAGACCATCGTGGTCTACGCGCCGCCGTATGGGGAAAACCGCGATTCCGTGGTGGTGTGTGAGGACAACCATTCCCCCGGCCATGCAACTGCTTCCGCGCCGGGAATGCAAGAAGCGATTGCCAAGCGGCCACGCTTTGACTCGCCCCATTTCTCCGGGCTGCGCGCCGAGCCCGTGATCAACGCCGAGAAGTCCGGCGCCGAATACATGGAGGTGTTCGACCTGCAGCTGGCGGCGGGGGGCGGCGCCTCCAGCCAGACGCTGCATGGGCTGGAGCAGGTGCTGTTTGTGCGCGCGGGAAGGCTCACCGGAGAAATCGCTGGCAGCGCATTTGAAGCCAGGCCGGGCGACTTCGTCTTTGTTCCCGACGGCGCCAGCCATGCCTACACCGCACCGGAGCCGAGCGGCGCCGAGGTCTTTTTGATTCGTGCGTTTCCCAGCCTTGAGCAGGAGTGA
- a CDS encoding Bug family tripartite tricarboxylate transporter substrate binding protein — translation MTKIASQFSGVRRALVLAALTVGVSAPGFAADYPNRTVKIVVPFSAGSATDIFARKIGEKLGERLKATFVVENMPGASGQIAAEYLARAKPDGYTIFNTTNSTQSANPALFKKLRYDPSKDFQAITLTNETPFLLVTRSNLPIHSVQELIDWLKAHPDQANYGYGNSSGQISGASFVRGAGIKNAIAAPYKGTPQAITDLLGGNLSFMFVDLGASMSFLVPGGPLRALAVTAPKRTTATPELPTMNEALGRTDQDLVAWGGFFAPAGTPPEIVAVLNKEIRAIVTSPDFVAYRKSVGGEVVTTSPEEFSDYVNKSIKTWGAMVREAGIEPQ, via the coding sequence ATGACCAAGATCGCATCGCAGTTTTCCGGTGTCCGCCGGGCTCTCGTGCTCGCCGCCTTGACCGTGGGCGTCTCGGCGCCCGGCTTCGCTGCCGACTATCCCAACCGCACCGTGAAGATCGTGGTGCCGTTTTCTGCTGGCAGCGCCACCGATATCTTCGCGCGCAAGATTGGAGAGAAGCTGGGGGAACGACTCAAGGCGACGTTCGTCGTGGAAAACATGCCTGGCGCGTCCGGTCAGATTGCTGCCGAATACCTTGCGCGCGCCAAGCCGGACGGCTACACGATCTTCAATACCACCAATTCCACGCAATCGGCCAACCCCGCGCTGTTCAAGAAATTGCGCTATGACCCGAGCAAGGATTTTCAGGCCATCACCTTGACCAATGAAACGCCGTTTCTGCTGGTCACGCGCAGCAACTTGCCGATCCACAGCGTTCAGGAGTTGATCGACTGGCTCAAGGCCCATCCCGACCAGGCCAACTACGGTTATGGCAACAGCAGCGGCCAGATTTCCGGTGCCTCATTCGTCCGCGGGGCCGGCATCAAGAACGCCATCGCTGCGCCTTACAAAGGCACGCCGCAGGCGATTACGGACTTGCTGGGTGGAAATCTGTCGTTCATGTTCGTCGACCTGGGTGCGTCGATGTCGTTTCTGGTGCCCGGCGGACCGCTGCGCGCGCTGGCCGTCACCGCGCCCAAGCGCACCACCGCAACGCCTGAACTGCCCACCATGAACGAGGCCCTGGGCCGCACCGACCAGGACTTGGTGGCGTGGGGAGGTTTCTTTGCGCCCGCCGGCACGCCACCCGAAATTGTGGCTGTTTTGAACAAGGAGATTCGCGCCATCGTGACTTCCCCGGACTTCGTCGCCTACCGCAAGAGCGTGGGCGGTGAAGTCGTGACGACCAGCCCCGAGGAGTTTTCCGACTACGTGAACAAGTCGATCAAGACCTGGGGCGCCATGGTGCGCGAAGCCGGCATCGAGCCGCAGTGA
- a CDS encoding acetyl-CoA acetyltransferase: MKPAEVQDRADRAPVIVGVGQVVDRPGHAASGLQPSELMAQALERADADGKGGWLAQIDSLDLIHSVSWPYQDPLGAVTERLRLAPHHQNYGPVGGETPVRYLHEAACKIAAGEIEVAAVCGGEAEYTVRLAQRQEVDLPWLERSPNWQQPRDRSYLHSLARAHGLNQPVFVYPLYEVACQAAWGQTPQEGLAESADLWAGLSQVAAANPYAFIREPRSAAEIAKVSPSNRPIAWPYSKLMVANPVVNQGAAFIVTSLARARAAGIQEDRLVHVGPGAAANELRDWLSRERYDQSVAQDCVLESVLAQAGLSGPEIEWVELYSCFPCVPKMARRSLQMASDRAISVTGGLTFFGAPLNNYMAHAIAAMVARLRDQPASCGLVYGQGEFVTKHHALMLGGGARPWPGEAHARERAEAQVVPTAAPAVATEATGSIRVESGTVLFGRDGIPTHGVVVGRSSDNARTLARVPASDQRGIDALMRPDRTPVGRMARLYKADDGLLECAFD, encoded by the coding sequence ATGAAGCCAGCAGAAGTGCAAGACCGTGCCGATCGCGCGCCGGTGATCGTGGGCGTCGGGCAGGTGGTCGATCGGCCCGGGCATGCGGCCAGCGGCCTGCAGCCCTCCGAGCTGATGGCGCAGGCGCTTGAGCGGGCGGATGCCGACGGCAAGGGCGGCTGGTTGGCTCAAATCGATTCGCTGGATTTGATTCATTCCGTGTCGTGGCCCTACCAGGATCCGCTCGGCGCGGTGACCGAGCGCTTGCGGCTTGCGCCCCACCATCAAAACTACGGACCTGTCGGCGGCGAAACGCCCGTGCGCTATCTGCATGAGGCGGCTTGCAAAATCGCCGCTGGTGAGATCGAAGTGGCCGCAGTGTGCGGTGGCGAGGCCGAATACACGGTTCGCCTGGCGCAGCGCCAGGAAGTCGACCTGCCCTGGCTTGAGCGCTCGCCCAACTGGCAGCAGCCACGCGACCGCAGTTACCTGCACTCGCTGGCACGTGCGCATGGTCTGAATCAGCCGGTTTTCGTCTATCCGCTGTACGAAGTGGCCTGCCAGGCGGCATGGGGGCAGACGCCACAGGAAGGATTGGCGGAATCGGCTGATCTGTGGGCCGGACTCTCGCAGGTGGCAGCTGCAAACCCTTACGCGTTCATTCGCGAGCCGCGCAGCGCCGCTGAAATTGCCAAGGTGTCTCCGTCGAATCGACCCATTGCCTGGCCGTACTCCAAGCTGATGGTAGCCAATCCGGTGGTCAATCAGGGCGCTGCGTTCATCGTGACCAGTCTGGCGCGCGCGCGGGCGGCGGGCATTCAAGAGGATCGGTTGGTCCACGTGGGTCCCGGCGCAGCAGCGAACGAATTGCGCGACTGGTTGAGCCGGGAGCGCTACGACCAGTCCGTTGCCCAGGACTGCGTGCTCGAAAGCGTGCTCGCGCAGGCCGGTCTGTCGGGCCCAGAGATCGAATGGGTGGAGCTTTACAGCTGCTTTCCCTGTGTGCCGAAAATGGCGCGGCGCTCGCTCCAAATGGCCAGCGATCGTGCCATTTCCGTGACGGGTGGGCTGACCTTTTTCGGCGCACCGCTGAACAATTACATGGCACATGCGATTGCCGCCATGGTGGCTCGGTTGCGCGACCAGCCTGCGTCCTGTGGTCTTGTCTACGGCCAAGGGGAGTTCGTTACCAAACACCATGCCCTGATGTTGGGCGGCGGCGCGCGGCCTTGGCCGGGCGAAGCCCATGCGCGTGAGCGGGCCGAAGCGCAAGTCGTGCCGACGGCGGCCCCCGCTGTTGCCACGGAGGCGACGGGTTCGATCCGGGTGGAATCGGGCACGGTTCTTTTTGGCCGCGACGGCATTCCCACGCATGGCGTTGTGGTGGGCCGCAGCAGCGACAACGCACGCACGCTCGCACGTGTCCCGGCGAGTGACCAGCGCGGCATCGATGCACTGATGCGTCCGGACCGCACGCCCGTGGGCCGGATGGCCCGTCTGTACAAGGCGGACGACGGCCTGCTCGAATGCGCCTTCGATTGA
- a CDS encoding enoyl-CoA hydratase-related protein has protein sequence MTTQLEHLAAPDAVVRFEIRNGHTALVTLNRPDARNAVSAAMAQALEAIVDATQADANIRAVVLASSHADVFCAGADLKEVHAGRGDQLFTERNGFAGLVFAERTKPWIAAVNGKALAGGCELVLACDMVVASPRAGFGLPEVLRGLVAAAGGMYRLPRVLPPNIALELIATALPLGGERAYALGMVNRLVDPEQVLNEALLLASQIAANAPIAVRESLRVARAAFAQNEAGLRAITREARGAVFASNDYKEGPLAFIEKRKPCWTGT, from the coding sequence ATGACGACACAGCTTGAACACTTGGCGGCACCTGACGCAGTGGTGCGCTTCGAAATTCGGAACGGCCATACGGCACTCGTCACTCTGAATCGGCCCGATGCGCGGAACGCTGTGAGCGCAGCGATGGCCCAGGCCCTCGAAGCCATCGTCGACGCAACGCAGGCGGATGCCAATATCCGCGCCGTGGTTCTGGCCAGTTCCCACGCGGACGTCTTTTGTGCAGGCGCCGATCTCAAAGAAGTGCATGCGGGCCGTGGCGACCAGCTCTTTACCGAACGCAATGGCTTCGCAGGCCTGGTGTTCGCCGAACGAACCAAGCCATGGATTGCTGCAGTCAACGGCAAGGCGTTGGCCGGCGGATGCGAGTTGGTACTTGCCTGTGACATGGTCGTGGCCTCGCCGCGTGCCGGCTTTGGTTTGCCCGAAGTGCTGCGCGGCCTGGTTGCAGCCGCCGGCGGCATGTACCGCTTGCCGCGCGTGCTTCCACCCAATATCGCGCTGGAATTGATTGCCACCGCACTGCCCTTGGGGGGTGAGCGCGCCTATGCGCTCGGCATGGTCAATCGCCTGGTGGACCCGGAACAGGTGCTCAATGAAGCCTTGCTGCTGGCCAGCCAGATTGCCGCAAATGCACCGATTGCGGTGCGAGAAAGTTTGCGCGTTGCTCGCGCGGCTTTCGCCCAGAACGAGGCCGGCTTGCGCGCTATCACCCGCGAAGCACGCGGCGCCGTGTTCGCCAGCAATGACTACAAGGAAGGCCCTCTGGCGTTCATCGAAAAGCGCAAGCCGTGCTGGACCGGAACCTGA